A genome region from Streptomyces antimycoticus includes the following:
- a CDS encoding peptidoglycan-binding domain-containing protein: MTEGQEPEQVADLRPGRTRHRGSRARRAAVAAGVVAAIVAAGTALAVRPWTNGGGKSAPEHGPRSTASVQRASLTSGLRLDGELGHGTVDEVTAQGQGTFTKLPKAGDRVETGKPLYEVDARPVVLFHGPRPFWRDLARGVGDGPDIRELERNLTDLGYANAANLTVDEEFTEGTAAAVKRWQKALGLKQTGKVEQGRVVVLPHRAVRVQEVVAKLGATVGAGSGGTVLKVTTPDVYATVKPDEDQLAQLAPGSKVTVELEAGAASRARSPPSHGSPERGTEEARAAPAGRVARPSPRCPSAWPTRRRPGPPCTPAAPVPPSPCRRKRRRTSSSSR, from the coding sequence ATGACCGAGGGCCAGGAACCGGAGCAGGTGGCGGATCTCCGGCCGGGACGTACCCGCCATCGGGGCAGCCGCGCACGCCGCGCGGCCGTGGCGGCCGGGGTCGTGGCCGCCATCGTCGCGGCAGGCACGGCACTGGCGGTGCGGCCCTGGACGAACGGCGGCGGGAAATCCGCGCCCGAGCACGGGCCTCGGTCCACGGCGTCCGTCCAGCGCGCCTCGCTGACCTCCGGACTGCGGCTGGACGGTGAGCTCGGCCACGGCACCGTCGATGAGGTGACCGCGCAGGGACAGGGCACGTTCACCAAACTGCCCAAGGCCGGCGACCGGGTCGAGACGGGCAAGCCGCTGTACGAGGTCGACGCGAGACCCGTCGTGCTGTTCCACGGACCTCGCCCCTTCTGGCGCGACCTGGCCAGGGGCGTCGGCGACGGGCCCGATATCAGGGAGTTGGAGCGCAATCTCACCGATCTCGGCTACGCGAACGCGGCCAACCTGACTGTCGACGAGGAATTCACCGAGGGCACCGCCGCAGCGGTCAAGCGCTGGCAGAAGGCGCTCGGCCTGAAGCAGACCGGCAAGGTCGAGCAGGGCCGGGTCGTCGTCCTGCCGCACCGGGCCGTGCGCGTCCAAGAGGTGGTCGCCAAGCTCGGCGCGACGGTGGGCGCGGGTTCCGGCGGCACGGTGCTGAAGGTCACCACGCCGGACGTGTACGCCACCGTCAAACCGGATGAGGACCAGCTTGCCCAGCTCGCGCCGGGAAGCAAGGTCACAGTGGAACTGGAGGCAGGGGCGGCGTCAAGGGCGAGGTCGCCGCCATCACACGGGAGCCCGGAGAGGGGGACGGAGGAGGCGAGGGCGGCCCCGGCGGGCCGGGTGGCGAGGCCAAGCCCGAGGTGTCCATCCGCCTGGCCGACCAGAAGAAGGCCGGGGCCGCCCTGCACTCCGGCCGCTCCGGTGCCACCGTCACCGTGCCGGAGAAAAAGGCGGAGAACGTCCTCGTCGTCCCGGTGA
- a CDS encoding response regulator transcription factor, whose translation MRVLVIEDEEELAGMIAEGLRAAGMAADVALDGGRAMEMAAAADYDVLVLDRDLPGIHGDAVCRMLGTSGYPARILMLTAAGSLSDIVDGLDQGADDYLSKPFSYAELIARLQALARRGPSGTPTVLERHDLRLDTLRRIAERDGRLLRLTPKELGVLEALMSADGAPLRARDLLEMVWDCDTDPLSTTVKVTVHQLRRKLGDPPVIETVPGFGYRL comes from the coding sequence ATGCGCGTGCTGGTCATCGAGGACGAGGAGGAGCTGGCCGGGATGATCGCCGAAGGGCTGCGCGCCGCGGGCATGGCCGCCGACGTCGCGCTGGACGGCGGCCGGGCGATGGAGATGGCGGCAGCCGCCGACTATGACGTGCTGGTCCTGGACCGGGACCTGCCGGGCATCCACGGGGACGCCGTGTGCCGGATGCTGGGCACGAGCGGGTACCCGGCGAGGATCCTCATGCTCACGGCGGCCGGGTCGCTGTCCGACATCGTCGACGGCCTCGATCAGGGTGCCGACGACTACCTCTCCAAACCGTTCTCCTACGCGGAACTGATCGCCCGTCTGCAGGCACTGGCCAGGCGCGGGCCCAGCGGCACGCCGACGGTGCTGGAACGGCACGACCTGCGCCTGGACACCCTCCGCCGGATCGCCGAACGCGACGGGCGCCTGCTCCGGCTCACCCCCAAGGAGCTGGGCGTCCTGGAGGCGCTGATGTCCGCCGACGGCGCCCCGCTGCGCGCCCGCGACCTGCTGGAGATGGTCTGGGACTGCGACACCGACCCGTTGAGCACCACCGTCAAGGTCACCGTCCATCAGCTCCGCCGCAAGCTCGGCGACCCGCCGGTCATCGAGACGGTGCCCGGATTCGGGTACCGGCTGTGA
- a CDS encoding sensor histidine kinase, with protein MSARLGRLPIRARLALLNATVFVVGGGTLLALTLVSVREILGENSPTVTATQAEPAVHPGALPTVPAFPAEQPAGAYRASSSERFATFQQDVLDELLIRSLLLLAAVGLLSLLASWWVARRALRRIGRVTTTARDIGDRNLHARLALVGPEDEVKELADTFDAMLDRLERSFAEQRRFTAHASHELRTPLTLQRTALEIPLSQGRVPPDLLPDIRRALNATQRSERLIAALLALAKGESGVLVPVPVDLIEQARTAIADVLAEAGEAEVTVDTRLRSAPVRGDQSLLTQLTANLVTNAVRHNERGGSVHVRTGLTERGDAFVEVINTGPVIEERQLPALFEPFRRGGGRRRGSGLGLSVVRAVTATHQGKLTARPNPGGGLTVRVELPPRLPDRPQRRPPPPSPPTDRPAPVSRESHG; from the coding sequence GTGAGCGCACGCCTCGGCCGGCTGCCGATCCGGGCCCGGCTGGCGCTCCTCAACGCCACCGTGTTCGTCGTCGGCGGCGGCACGCTCCTCGCCCTCACCCTGGTCAGCGTCCGGGAGATCCTCGGGGAGAACAGCCCGACGGTCACGGCCACCCAGGCGGAGCCCGCTGTGCACCCCGGCGCCCTTCCGACCGTTCCGGCCTTTCCCGCCGAACAGCCGGCCGGCGCTTACCGGGCCAGCAGCTCGGAGAGGTTCGCGACGTTCCAGCAGGACGTCCTGGACGAGCTGCTCATCCGGTCGCTGCTGCTTCTCGCCGCGGTCGGCCTCCTGTCCCTGCTGGCGAGCTGGTGGGTGGCCCGGCGCGCGCTGCGCCGGATTGGCCGGGTCACCACGACCGCGCGCGACATCGGCGACCGGAACCTGCACGCCAGGCTCGCCCTGGTCGGCCCCGAAGACGAGGTCAAGGAGCTGGCGGACACGTTCGACGCCATGCTCGACCGGCTGGAGCGCAGCTTCGCCGAGCAGCGGCGGTTCACCGCGCACGCGTCGCACGAGCTGCGCACCCCGCTGACACTTCAGCGCACGGCGCTGGAGATCCCGCTCTCCCAGGGCCGGGTGCCGCCGGACCTGCTGCCCGACATCCGCCGGGCGCTGAACGCCACCCAGCGCAGCGAGCGCCTGATCGCCGCGCTGCTGGCCCTGGCGAAGGGCGAGAGCGGCGTGCTCGTTCCGGTCCCTGTCGACCTGATCGAACAGGCGCGGACCGCGATCGCCGATGTGCTCGCGGAGGCCGGGGAAGCGGAGGTGACCGTGGACACCCGGCTGCGGTCCGCTCCCGTCCGCGGCGACCAGTCCCTGCTCACCCAGCTCACCGCGAACCTGGTCACCAATGCCGTGCGGCACAACGAGCGCGGCGGATCCGTGCACGTCAGGACAGGGCTGACCGAGCGGGGCGACGCCTTCGTCGAGGTGATCAACACCGGCCCGGTCATCGAGGAGCGGCAACTGCCCGCGCTCTTCGAGCCGTTCCGGCGCGGCGGCGGGCGTCGCAGGGGATCGGGCCTCGGCCTGTCGGTGGTCCGCGCGGTCACCGCGACCCACCAGGGGAAGCTCACCGCCCGGCCCAACCCCGGGGGCGGTCTCACCGTCCGTGTGGAGCTTCCCCCGCGTCTTCCCGACCGGCCCCAGCGGCGGCCGCCTCCCCCGTCACCGCCCACTGACCGGCCGGCCCCGGTTTCGCGTGAGTCACATGGTTAA
- a CDS encoding alpha/beta hydrolase, which translates to MTALLTATAAVLGTAVTTASAAPVRDSATGLARFHHQDVRWAQCVAPPLPEGTPQEEVDRWNEAWRPMDCAAIKVPKDYRRPGGDTLTVNLSRLQAKNPAQRRGVLFLNPGGPGVQARLQPAMHKKTALAESYDLIGVDPRGTSRPDRLSCDLPPGPKPFFSRPTDAHLTAIEKYARQSEEGCRRAGGDLRPYITTANTARDMDIVRAALGEEKINYLGYSYGTYLGAVYGSLFPRRLDRSVLDSSMHPDWSYYEASWQQSVAARQNVDAWAAWIAQRDNTYHLGTSAAEVRAAIDQVGRGLEKHPLPDPDVPEAGPVDQTRFDMVLGFLSAARPRWHVLAQLVNHFREQLPSSGEVSGDASEAMRLLASERDEPEQEDGTYTAVTCERDWPADLKAYYRKMQQFREEYPYGEGAMAAAPTACTFRSFTPPEQPVDLKRKGYPTGLVVQNEYDAATKYEGGPAMARKLGHRLISIRDDGTHGVYQNNTCATQKINDYLIKGQLPDQNSWCEGAARPDIPADHSSGGRAEDRGPEKSLTSQARSILKEHPQAPAMKPWPARAR; encoded by the coding sequence GTGACCGCGCTGCTCACCGCGACCGCAGCGGTACTGGGAACGGCGGTGACGACGGCCTCCGCGGCCCCCGTCCGGGACTCGGCCACCGGACTCGCGCGGTTCCACCATCAGGACGTGCGCTGGGCTCAGTGCGTGGCACCTCCGCTGCCGGAGGGAACACCGCAGGAGGAGGTGGACAGGTGGAACGAGGCATGGCGGCCCATGGACTGCGCCGCCATCAAGGTTCCCAAGGACTACCGGCGTCCCGGTGGTGACACGCTCACGGTGAACCTCAGCAGGCTACAAGCGAAGAACCCGGCCCAGCGGCGGGGCGTCCTCTTCCTCAATCCAGGCGGGCCCGGCGTACAGGCGAGGCTTCAGCCCGCGATGCACAAGAAGACGGCACTCGCCGAAAGTTACGACCTGATAGGCGTCGACCCCCGAGGAACCTCGCGCCCCGACAGGCTGTCGTGTGACCTTCCTCCGGGCCCGAAGCCGTTCTTCAGCCGCCCGACCGACGCCCATCTGACCGCCATCGAGAAGTACGCCCGGCAGAGCGAGGAAGGCTGCCGACGGGCCGGCGGGGACCTCCGCCCGTACATCACCACCGCCAACACGGCACGGGACATGGACATCGTGCGAGCGGCCCTCGGCGAGGAGAAGATCAACTACCTGGGTTACTCCTACGGCACCTACCTGGGCGCGGTGTACGGGAGCCTGTTCCCCCGCCGGCTCGACCGGAGCGTCCTGGACTCCTCGATGCACCCGGACTGGTCCTACTACGAGGCGTCCTGGCAGCAATCCGTCGCCGCGCGGCAGAACGTGGACGCCTGGGCCGCCTGGATCGCCCAACGCGACAACACCTACCACCTCGGCACCTCCGCCGCCGAGGTGCGGGCCGCCATCGACCAGGTGGGACGCGGGCTGGAGAAACACCCGTTGCCGGACCCCGACGTGCCGGAGGCGGGCCCCGTGGACCAGACCCGCTTCGACATGGTCCTGGGCTTTTTGAGCGCGGCTCGCCCGAGGTGGCATGTCCTGGCGCAGTTGGTCAACCACTTCCGTGAGCAACTCCCGTCCTCCGGGGAGGTGTCGGGTGATGCCTCGGAGGCGATGCGGCTGCTGGCCTCCGAGCGCGACGAGCCTGAGCAGGAGGACGGGACGTACACCGCCGTGACCTGCGAGCGTGACTGGCCCGCCGATCTGAAGGCGTACTACCGGAAGATGCAGCAGTTCCGGGAGGAGTACCCCTATGGCGAGGGCGCGATGGCGGCCGCGCCCACGGCGTGCACCTTCCGCTCGTTCACCCCGCCCGAGCAGCCGGTGGACCTCAAGCGCAAGGGCTACCCGACCGGACTCGTGGTCCAGAACGAGTACGACGCCGCGACGAAGTACGAGGGCGGCCCGGCCATGGCCCGCAAACTCGGCCACCGCCTCATCTCGATTCGCGACGACGGCACCCACGGCGTGTACCAGAACAACACGTGCGCGACCCAGAAGATCAACGACTACCTCATCAAGGGGCAGCTCCCCGACCAGAACAGCTGGTGCGAAGGGGCAGCGCGACCGGACATCCCCGCTGACCACTCCAGCGGTGGACGGGCCGAAGACAGGGGGCCCGAGAAGTCCCTGACCTCCCAGGCGCGGTCGATCCTCAAGGAGCACCCTCAGGCTCCCGCGATGAAGCCGTGGCCCGCACGGGCTCGATGA
- a CDS encoding IS3 family transposase (programmed frameshift) translates to MVMKHYPPEFKADAVALYESRPEATIKQIAADLGVNPETLRNWIRDAGASRPRARRAAEPPAVPVAPSALEAEVAALRRENAELKKEREILRKAARYFGRGDGLVNRCQFVEDHQRRYGVKRLCRILGIARSSFYHWRRSAPLRAARQAADARLATRIRLIHRASDGTYGVPRITAELREDGEAVNHKRVARVMQAIGLAGLRLRRKHRTTIPDPAAAKVPDLIGRNFTTDEVNRKYVGDITYLPLTGGTFRYLATVIDLCSRRLAGRAIADHMRADLVIDALKAAEWTRGSLAGAVMHTDHGAQYCSRAFADACRRVGVTRSMGAIGSSADNALAESFNAACKREILQGRRTWNDEREARLDLFRWLHRYNTVRRHSRLGHRSPIAYEQALRTTSMR, encoded by the exons GTGGTCATGAAGCACTATCCGCCGGAGTTCAAGGCGGACGCGGTCGCACTGTACGAGTCGCGGCCCGAGGCGACGATCAAGCAGATCGCCGCCGACCTGGGGGTGAACCCGGAGACGCTGCGCAACTGGATCCGGGACGCGGGCGCCAGCCGTCCCCGCGCCCGCCGGGCGGCGGAGCCGCCGGCAGTTCCGGTGGCGCCGTCGGCTCTGGAGGCCGAGGTCGCCGCCTTGCGGCGGGAGAACGCCGAGCTAAAGAAGGAACGGGAGATCCTGCGCAAGGCGGCCCGCTATTTCG GCCGCGGAGACGGGCTAGTGAACCGCTGCCAGTTCGTTGAGGACCACCAGCGCCGTTACGGCGTGAAGCGGTTGTGCCGCATCCTGGGCATCGCCCGCTCGAGCTTCTACCACTGGCGCCGCAGTGCACCACTGCGGGCGGCCCGCCAGGCCGCCGACGCCCGGCTCGCCACCCGGATACGCTTGATCCACCGGGCCTCGGACGGCACCTACGGCGTCCCCAGGATCACCGCCGAACTCCGCGAGGACGGCGAGGCGGTGAACCACAAGCGGGTCGCCCGGGTCATGCAGGCGATCGGGCTGGCCGGTCTCCGCCTGCGCAGGAAGCATCGCACCACCATTCCGGACCCCGCCGCGGCGAAGGTGCCGGACCTGATCGGCCGCAACTTCACCACGGACGAGGTGAACCGCAAGTACGTCGGCGACATCACGTATCTGCCGCTGACCGGCGGGACGTTCCGCTATCTCGCGACCGTGATCGATCTCTGCTCTCGGCGCCTGGCCGGGCGGGCAATCGCCGACCACATGCGCGCCGACCTCGTCATCGACGCCCTGAAAGCGGCCGAGTGGACCCGCGGCAGCCTCGCGGGCGCCGTGATGCATACCGATCACGGGGCCCAGTACTGCAGCCGGGCCTTCGCCGACGCCTGCCGCCGGGTCGGCGTGACCCGGTCCATGGGCGCCATCGGCAGCTCGGCGGACAACGCCCTGGCAGAGTCCTTCAACGCGGCCTGCAAACGCGAGATCCTCCAGGGCCGCCGGACCTGGAACGACGAGCGCGAGGCCCGCCTGGACCTCTTTCGCTGGCTTCACCGCTACAACACAGTCCGACGCCACTCACGCCTCGGACACCGCAGCCCCATAGCCTACGAACAAGCACTCCGAACAACATCAATGCGCTGA
- a CDS encoding VOC family protein: MTSPVSNRGLDHIAVHVYDLDASVDFYTRALGFRFVREWSVPGGGVHRAVFLDAGDDRLIELFDAASTPPGGSPQGLDPARRHDDDERSRVAALVHFAIRTDDVVGLFDRAVAAGARPLAAPKKITTAGDDPMTLQVAFVYGPNDEVIEFIDRETTNGDRR, from the coding sequence GTGACCAGCCCCGTTTCGAACCGTGGTCTCGACCACATCGCCGTGCATGTCTACGACCTCGACGCCTCGGTGGACTTCTACACCCGCGCCCTGGGATTCCGCTTCGTTCGCGAATGGAGCGTCCCGGGCGGCGGAGTGCACCGTGCCGTCTTCCTCGACGCCGGTGACGACCGGCTCATCGAACTCTTCGACGCCGCTTCGACCCCGCCGGGCGGCTCACCGCAAGGGCTCGACCCCGCGCGACGTCATGACGATGACGAACGCAGCCGCGTGGCCGCTCTGGTGCACTTCGCCATCCGTACCGATGACGTCGTGGGCCTCTTCGACCGGGCGGTTGCCGCCGGCGCGCGCCCGCTGGCCGCCCCGAAGAAGATCACCACCGCCGGGGACGATCCGATGACACTCCAGGTGGCGTTCGTCTACGGGCCCAACGACGAGGTCATCGAGTTCATCGACCGCGAGACCACGAACGGAGACCGGCGGTGA